One Fusarium musae strain F31 chromosome 6, whole genome shotgun sequence DNA segment encodes these proteins:
- a CDS encoding hypothetical protein (EggNog:ENOG41), giving the protein MSQQLSHDPRTDVGTVAMRDLYMKTGQGFLLVFSITSTSSLSELAGLREEIIRIKDDENVPLVIVGNKADLEENRAVPRAKGFSISQRWGAPYYEASARTRTNVDEVFIDLCRQMLRKEDEQHANDGPNDDYKYDHGRSSHRRQRRRRKKDSPRCVIL; this is encoded by the exons ATGTCTCAACAACTTTCGCACGACCCTCGTACTGATGTTGGTACAGTCGCCATGAGGGATCTGTACATGAAAACCGGCCAAGGTTTTCTTCTTGTATTCAGTATCACATCGACTTCCTCCCTAAGCGAACTGGCAGGTTTGCGCGAAGAAATTATCCGCATAAAAGACGATGAAAATGTACCTCTTGTTATCGTCGGTAACAAAGCCGATTTGGAGGAGAATCGCGCTGTGCCCCGAGCCAAGGGCTTCTCCATCTCACAACGATGGGGCGCACCCTACTATGAGGCTAGCGCGAGGACAAGGA CCAACGTTGATGAGGTCTTTATCGATCTCTGCAGGCAAATGCTGCGTAAGGAGGACGAACAACACGCGAATGACGGGCCCAATGACGACTACAAGTATGATCACGGCCGGAGTTCTCATAGACGTCAACGACGTCGCCGAAAGAAGGATTCACCACGATGTGTGATCCTGTGA
- the EFR3 gene encoding plasma membrane localization protein (EggNog:ENOG41), translating to MNAIQQKCRPKHQVLVLKCYPRTTKGAVDVKPNSSELSYLLYYATSRRSKIQKIGAFLEKKTASDVWRLRIGNVQVTLQILSALMEKLHKDSVLIAPFVLKILDAVLRSDDITMIESSLPTFAAFCDYHDAAFLMADQTYLRQYEEIVRLYVQLASTKPAPGKESLTTPVKVRWRNAGLEAIRSISTADALSSITGSQMDVIMPRILENLWSETPDLLETLHQRLESEEKVDTEKQLRRRTSIATVGTDGANDPNPVALSGTAGDVDKLAEEEVGVLALQCLKSIFIVPTRSQIHGATVSLLRFIQEKVAQGNAVVELHDDRERDSGWAISIYGIISRWAPVQDRYTILVAALETLLRIPVQDSTLDEQLALVTIMSSLLRSDVNLIGLSMMDVLLGLIKQIRKLFRMRTPTSQSDDGSPSAVDPESVVCQKTKHLVGRLELCIGDLATHVYYADQISDMISAIILRLKPSRSASVNSSPGGEKNGNNEAGPGASTIELSDSQQLDHYFSLSTGRVSGLRAIKEILLVANPQKKLTGNMGLSRNPVPIYVWEGTHWLLRDPDGHVRKAYMDALITWLDRETSFANEIAVEEKLPRSRSSLKINKETRRAVSNASHRERGSKPRHSQFLALLHLVIYDNALQYVEYENDLVMLHILLTRLVLQLGVNAARYGLPMIYRLQEDVQEIDTPLYKVRTAALCHGYFWALTEKFDFKDSDIGIAIEQEVARRRRKGFWVQGITMPPPEVDTVGLPGEARPQPDWDSASLEREELLPFDDREALVEYIVSHYHDSLQAPPGSPVPSPGRVLSGPILGSTLTGQDQPDSELPAVFRDQMLADWTRDAAGAMLAAAGKSESLSGSKTETSGTHRGHLTVKTNGNGFANGNGPTSPYGSQYNLMRPHSSHGHREKDREGTIPKHRKSSLRSSASPAHSAGNRGTVASVDQLKLVLSGNPPPKTAIIGDDDSGDSMVSYDYSPSEMSFNPATQNEEPSSPTSTKRPGTASKRGPLSAHPPLGAAPNLHDDNDEEDESVPPVPPLPDVNLLGGKRSPIQSIETSFQDKSARRSLTSRGGDGTRPKSVRSQNTKTMDLQDLLRGIDSRPSEGSLGNVTKPPY from the exons ATGAACGCAATTCAGCAAAAGTGTCGGCCGAAACACCAGGTCCTCGTCCTAAAATGCTATCCGCGGACTACTAAAGGCGCTGTAGATGTCAAGCCGAATAGTAGCGAGCTTAGCTATCTTCTCTACTATGCTACGAGTCGTCGCTCCAAGATCCAGAAGATTGGCGCTtttttggagaagaagacagctAGTGATGTCTGGCGTCTGCGTATTGG GAATGTTCAAGTAACTCTACAAATTCTGTCAGCCTTGATGGAAAAGCTTCACAAGGACTCGGTCCTGATTGCTCCATTCGTACTCAAAATCCTCGACGCCGTCCTCCGCTCCGACGACATCACCATGATCGAGTCCTCCCTTCCAACATTTGCGGCCTTTTGCGATTATCACGATGCCGCATTCCTCATGGCTGATCAGACTTACCTTCGGCAATACGAGGAAATTGTTCGGTTGTACGTTCAACTTGCTTCAACAAAGCCTGCGCCCGGCAAGGAATCTCTCACCACCCCAGTTAAGGTTCGATGGAGGAATGCGGGCCTCGAAGCTATTCGTAGCATCTCTACGGCGGACGCACTATCTTCCATAACGGGCAGTCAAATGGATGTCATCATGCCTCGCATCCTCGAGAACTTATGGTCCGAAACCCCCGACCTCCTCGAAACGCTACACCAACGGCTCGAATCGGAAGAAAAGGTCGACACCGAAAAGCAGCTTAGACGGAGAACTAGTATCGCGACAGTTGGGACTGACGGAGCAAACGACCCGAATCCTGTCGCTCTCTCCGGCACTGCCGGTGATGTTGATAAGCTTGCGGAAGAAGAGGTTGGCGTATTGGCTCTCCAATGTTTGAagagcatcttcatcgtccctACCCGTTCTCAGATCCACGGCGCAACCGTCTCTCTCCTAAGATTTATTCAAGAAAAGGTTGCACAAGGCAACGCTGTGGTGGAACTTCATGATGACCGAGAACGAGACAGCGGCTGGGCTATCAGTATTTATGGCATTATCTCGCGATGGGCCCCCGTGCAAGACAGGTACACAATTCTTGTTGCCGCTCTCGAAACCCTACTACGGATTCCCGTGCAGGATTCTACGCTCGACGAACAACTCGCATTGGTAACAATCATGAGCTCCCTCCTACGGTCCGACGTCAACCTTATTGGATTGAGTATGATGGATGTCCTCCTTGGTCTGATCAAGCAGATTAGGAAGCTTTTTAGGATGCGAACACCGACCAGCCAGAGCGACGACGGCAGCCCCTCTGCCGTGGACCCTGAATCAGTCGTGTGCCAGAAGACTAAGCATCTTGTTGGCAGACTTGAACTGTGCATTGGCGACTTGGCAACCCACGTATACTACGCAGATCAGATCTCGGATATGATTTCCGCTATTATCTTGCGCCTCAAACCGTCTCGATCTGCGAGCGTCAACTCTTCCCCTGGCGGCGAAAAGAACGGAAACAATGAAGCTGGACCGGGTGCCTCCACCATCGAGTTGAGCGATAGCCAGCAGCTTGACCATTACTTCTCCCTCAGCACGGGCAGAGTATCTGGCCTCCGAGCTATTAAGGAGATTCTTTTAGTCGCAAACcctcagaagaagctcaccgGCAACATGGGGTTGTCCCGCAACCCTGTGCCGATTTATGTTTGGGAGGGAACCCACTGGCTTCTGCGTGATCCCGATGGTCACGTTCGCAAGGCATATATGGACGCTCTCATTACATGGCTTGACCGAGAAACTTCATTTGCAAATGAGATTGCCGTCGAGGAAAAGCTTCCTCGTTCTCGTTCttctctcaagatcaacaaggagACCCGTAGAGCCGTTTCAAACGCCTCCCATCGAGAGCGAGGATCCAAGCCACGACACTCGCAATTTCTGGCGTTGCTGCATCTGGTCATCTACGATAACGCCCTCCAGTATGTCGAGTACGAGAATGATCTCGTCATGCTCCATATCCTTCTTACAAGGTTGGTCTTGCAGTTGGGCGTCAATGCCGCTCGATATGGCCTACCAATGATTTACCGACTACAAGAGGACGTACAAGAGATCGATACGCCTCTGTACAAGGTCCGGACTGCAGCCCTCTGTCATGGATACTTTTGGGCACTTACCGAGAAGTTCGACTTCAAGGACTCTGATATTGGTATAGCGATTGAGCAAGAGGTGGCGCGCCGCAGAAGAAAGGGTTTCTGGGTTCAGGGCATTACCATGCCACCACCAGAAGTCGATACGGTTGGACTTCCAGGTGAGGCGCGCCCACAGCCAGATTGGGACTCTGCATCGCTCGAAAGAGAAGAACTACTTCCCTTCGACGACAGAGAGGCGCTCGTAGAGTACATTGTGTCGCACTACCACGACAGCCTTCAGGCACCTCCTGGCAGCCCGGTTCCTTCCCCAGGCAGGGTTCTCTCAGGGCCAATCCTTGGCTCAACTCTAACTGGACAGGATCAACCCGATTCGGAGCTGCCAGCTGTATTCCGCGATCAGATGCTGGCAGACTGGACCAGAGATGCTGCGGGCGCCATGCTTGCCGCTGCTGGAAAGTCGGAATCTTTGTCAGGATCCAAGACAGAAACCTCTGGGACACACCGAGGCCACCTCACGGTGAAGACGAACGGAAACGGATTCGCTAATGGGAATGGACCGACATCACCTTATGGAAGCCAATACAATCTAATGAGGCCTCACTCGTCGCATGGCCATCGCGAGAAAGATCGCGAAGGAACAATTCCCAAGCACCGGAAGAGCAGCTTGCGGAGTTCTGCCTCCCCCGCCCATTCAGCAGGCAACCGAGGTACCGTTGCGTCGGTGGATCAGCTGAAGCTTGTGCTATCAGGCAACCCTCCGCCTAAAACAGCCATCATCGGGGACGATGACAGCGGAGACAGCATGGTTAGCTACGATTATAGTCCTTCAGAGATGAGCTTTAACCCTGCTACGCAGAATGAGGAGCCAAGTAGCCCAACAAGCACCAAGCGCCCTGGCACGGCTTCTAAGCGAGGACCTCTGAGcgctcatcctcctcttggAGCGGCGCCAAATTTACACGACGAtaacgatgaggaggacgagtCAGTTCCTCCTGTGCCACCACTGCCAGACGTTAACTTGCTCGGGGGTAAGAGGAGTCCCATCCAGTCGATTGAGACGTCGTTCCAGGATAAATCGGCGCGGCGCAGTCTGACCAGCCGAGGAGGGGATGGAACTCGGCCCAAGTCAGTACGATCACagaacaccaagaccatGGATCTGCAGGATCTCCTTCGAGGAATTGATAGCCGGCCGAGCGAGGGAAGTTTGGGCAATGTGACAAAACCTCCATACTAG